In Natronococcus occultus SP4, the following proteins share a genomic window:
- a CDS encoding PaaD-like zinc ribbon domain-containing protein, producing the protein MTDHAPESAVRCPFCESTDTERESAFGSEISKTQYYCNGCNTVFERIKYDGENPDTGR; encoded by the coding sequence ATGACCGACCACGCTCCGGAGTCAGCGGTCCGGTGTCCGTTCTGTGAGTCGACCGATACGGAACGGGAATCGGCGTTCGGGAGCGAGATCTCGAAGACCCAGTACTACTGCAACGGCTGCAACACCGTGTTCGAGCGAATCAAGTACGACGGTGAAAATCCGGATACTGGGCGGTAG
- a CDS encoding phenylacetic acid degradation PaaB family protein, with translation MKYEVFARINQGDEIKHIGNVTAKSDKLAKMYAYNTFDEEDWDMLAVVREDDYLQVSNDPKPTVGVSTNE, from the coding sequence ATGAAGTACGAAGTGTTCGCACGAATCAACCAAGGTGACGAGATCAAACACATCGGCAACGTCACCGCAAAGAGTGATAAACTAGCAAAGATGTACGCGTACAACACGTTCGACGAGGAAGACTGGGACATGCTCGCGGTCGTCCGCGAGGACGACTACCTGCAAGTGAGCAACGACCCGAAGCCGACCGTCGGGGTGAGCACCAATGAGTGA
- a CDS encoding Phenylacetic acid catabolic protein, with the protein MSEWPEPAVDYVQAITDTKLVLGHRYAQWALSGPSLEDDIGGASAAQEEIGHVRQLASKLEAQGRDLEWTKGQRDPDEFANAACLDRIDGDWTEYVASIAPADRAAWYLLDAIDRDDLEGLITKMGEDEYFHLEYHDARLETLAEEDPGTVQATLERTLPQALAFIGPASYDESEDPLYEAGFTDRPISEIRTAFIDHYRELFAETDVSLEDVDWDAPADDWNETRRRTGTDAITANDVKQLRGERNAEFALS; encoded by the coding sequence ATGAGTGAGTGGCCCGAGCCCGCCGTCGACTACGTCCAGGCGATCACGGACACCAAGCTCGTCCTGGGACACCGGTACGCCCAGTGGGCGCTCTCGGGACCCTCGCTCGAGGACGACATCGGTGGCGCCAGTGCGGCCCAGGAGGAGATCGGCCACGTCCGACAGCTCGCGAGCAAGCTCGAGGCCCAGGGACGGGACCTCGAGTGGACCAAGGGCCAGCGCGACCCGGACGAGTTCGCCAACGCCGCCTGCCTCGATCGGATCGACGGCGACTGGACCGAGTACGTCGCCTCGATCGCCCCCGCCGACCGAGCCGCGTGGTACCTGCTCGACGCGATCGACCGGGACGACCTCGAGGGGCTGATCACGAAGATGGGCGAGGACGAGTACTTCCACCTGGAGTACCACGACGCTCGCCTCGAGACGCTGGCCGAGGAGGATCCCGGGACGGTGCAGGCGACGCTGGAACGGACGCTCCCGCAGGCGCTTGCGTTCATCGGGCCGGCGAGCTACGACGAGAGCGAGGATCCGCTGTACGAGGCCGGGTTCACGGATCGTCCGATCTCGGAGATCAGAACGGCGTTTATCGACCACTACCGCGAACTGTTCGCCGAGACGGACGTCTCACTCGAGGACGTCGACTGGGACGCACCAGCCGACGACTGGAACGAGACCCGGCGACGAACCGGGACGGACGCGATCACGGCGAACGACGTCAAACAGCTCCGCGGTGAGCGCAACGCGGAGTTTGCCCTGAGCTGA
- a CDS encoding Phenylacetic acid catabolic protein — translation MPSEKQFKQELQNGRMIESTEEMTDGYKKALKQILLVSGDTELMSAPAYYDQSLNAPSLDARASCISVIQDELGHGHIAYRLLEDLGEDREELIYEREPHEFRNTYGFDQHIDNFAELVTAHGMFDRAGIVLLGDIHENTSYAPWKRALTKVSKEEQFHLRHGETWMRRLANNSEKTKQQLQGAVDWMFPIGVEWFGMPDDKKKHDDQLEYRIKGKSNDELRQDWLSRTMPLMNELDLDVPAHYDEDADEYVLEYDFPVAFDAANKEWRFDEPISWSDTIDRWRDRGPANEKYVNLIQSGTLEVEV, via the coding sequence ATGCCCTCAGAAAAGCAGTTCAAGCAAGAACTCCAGAACGGGCGGATGATCGAATCGACCGAAGAGATGACCGACGGCTACAAGAAGGCGCTCAAGCAGATCCTGCTGGTCTCGGGCGACACCGAGCTGATGAGCGCGCCGGCGTACTACGACCAGTCGCTCAACGCGCCGTCGCTGGACGCCCGCGCGTCGTGTATCAGCGTGATCCAGGACGAGCTCGGCCACGGCCACATCGCCTACCGCCTGCTCGAGGACCTCGGCGAGGACCGCGAGGAACTCATCTACGAGCGCGAGCCCCACGAGTTCCGCAACACGTACGGGTTCGACCAGCATATCGACAACTTCGCCGAACTCGTGACGGCCCACGGGATGTTCGACCGCGCAGGGATCGTGCTCCTGGGCGACATTCACGAGAACACCTCCTATGCGCCCTGGAAGCGCGCGCTGACGAAGGTCAGCAAGGAAGAGCAGTTCCACCTCCGCCACGGCGAGACGTGGATGCGCCGGCTCGCGAACAACAGCGAGAAGACCAAACAGCAGCTCCAGGGGGCGGTCGACTGGATGTTCCCGATCGGCGTCGAGTGGTTCGGGATGCCCGACGATAAGAAGAAACACGACGACCAGCTCGAGTACCGCATCAAGGGCAAGTCCAACGACGAGCTCCGTCAGGACTGGCTCTCGCGGACGATGCCGCTGATGAACGAGCTCGATCTGGACGTGCCCGCCCACTACGACGAGGACGCCGACGAGTACGTCCTCGAGTACGACTTCCCGGTCGCGTTCGACGCCGCGAACAAGGAGTGGCGGTTCGACGAACCGATCTCGTGGTCCGACACGATCGACCGCTGGCGCGACCGCGGACCGGCCAACGAGAAGTACGTCAACCTGATCCAGTCCGGCACCCTCGAGGTCGAGGTCTAA
- a CDS encoding metal-sulfur cluster assembly factor, translated as MSSAQRNGDELTDISQTSEFVEGRRADTTPFERELWDVLDEIPDPHIPVSLVEMAMIYDVTENDGHVTVEMSFPCMGCPAYDMIHNDVRSCLTVVDGVDEVDIDVVWDPVWSKDMLTESVRKKIREAGISL; from the coding sequence ATGTCGAGCGCACAGCGAAACGGCGACGAACTGACCGACATCTCCCAGACCAGTGAGTTCGTCGAGGGACGGCGTGCCGATACGACGCCGTTCGAGCGGGAGCTGTGGGACGTCCTCGACGAGATTCCGGATCCCCACATTCCGGTGAGTCTGGTCGAGATGGCGATGATCTACGACGTCACGGAGAACGACGGCCACGTCACCGTCGAGATGTCGTTCCCCTGTATGGGCTGTCCGGCCTACGACATGATCCACAACGACGTTCGGAGCTGTCTCACCGTCGTCGACGGCGTCGACGAGGTCGACATCGACGTCGTCTGGGATCCCGTCTGGTCGAAGGACATGCTCACGGAATCGGTTCGCAAAAAGATCCGCGAAGCAGGAATCAGCCTATGA